From Polynucleobacter sp. JS-JIR-II-b4, a single genomic window includes:
- a CDS encoding ABC transporter ATP-binding protein translates to MDTPNKSQCAIDVQNLTVGYGSNVLMQNLNFTVNYGEIFVILGGSGCGKSSLLKNLFGLYQPLSGDVLIEGQNITTAAGAERQKIMTSFGVMYQQGALFGSMNLLDNVTLFMQEYTQLTQAQMDLLARCKLDLVGLLPYESYMPSEISGGMQKRAAIARAMALDPKILFLDEPSAGLDPITSADLDSTIQDLSKNLGITFVIVSHELASIYAIADKVIMLDKGAKGIIAEGDPKVLRDTSKDPRVHQFFNRIMSKDAA, encoded by the coding sequence ATGGACACGCCAAATAAATCACAATGCGCAATTGATGTTCAAAACCTCACTGTAGGTTATGGCTCTAACGTCCTGATGCAAAATCTGAATTTCACGGTGAATTACGGTGAAATTTTTGTGATTCTGGGCGGCTCAGGTTGCGGCAAGTCTAGCTTGTTAAAAAACTTGTTCGGTCTCTATCAGCCCTTATCTGGTGATGTTCTGATTGAAGGGCAAAACATTACTACTGCAGCTGGAGCGGAGCGCCAGAAGATCATGACCAGCTTTGGCGTGATGTATCAACAAGGTGCCTTATTTGGTTCCATGAACTTGCTCGATAACGTGACTTTGTTTATGCAGGAATATACCCAGCTAACCCAAGCGCAAATGGATTTACTGGCGCGTTGCAAGTTGGATTTAGTCGGTCTGTTGCCTTATGAGTCTTATATGCCCAGTGAAATTAGTGGAGGCATGCAAAAGAGGGCGGCGATCGCTCGGGCCATGGCGCTAGATCCCAAAATATTATTCTTAGATGAGCCATCTGCTGGCTTGGATCCTATTACGTCTGCAGATCTCGACAGCACAATCCAGGATTTATCAAAAAACCTAGGCATCACCTTTGTCATCGTATCCCATGAACTTGCCAGCATCTATGCTATTGCTGACAAAGTAATCATGCTGGATAAAGGGGCTAAGGGAATTATTGCTGAGGGTGATCCAAAAGTATTGCGCGATACCAGTAAAGATCCACGGGTGCATCAATTCTTCAATCGTATTATGAGCAAGGACGCAGCATGA
- a CDS encoding membrane integrity-associated transporter subunit PqiC produces the protein MIKRILFGFAILGLTSCSLPTRPPVGPTTWMVSPDRTAAPRQARTDIWLKMGSVSVTPPFDGRSLVYRTGDQRYEKDFYNVYATIPAEMIGNAERQWMNKANIFSSTVGQSNSFFPYYYLQATVEEFYGDYRKQPEAVVSVEFFLSATNAGKANPLIGANRYTKRVALKDNTPEALVLGLQEALAQIFQEYEAQLYKYAGNLPKPLGQ, from the coding sequence ATGATCAAGCGAATTTTATTTGGCTTTGCTATCTTGGGCTTAACCTCTTGCTCCTTGCCTACCAGACCCCCAGTAGGGCCCACTACCTGGATGGTATCTCCAGATAGAACCGCGGCACCGCGTCAAGCCCGCACAGATATTTGGCTAAAGATGGGCTCTGTCTCGGTGACGCCGCCTTTTGATGGCAGGTCTTTGGTCTACCGTACTGGTGATCAACGTTATGAAAAAGATTTTTATAACGTGTACGCGACTATTCCTGCTGAAATGATTGGGAACGCTGAACGCCAGTGGATGAATAAGGCGAATATTTTCTCCTCAACAGTAGGTCAAAGTAATAGCTTCTTTCCTTACTATTATTTACAGGCAACTGTAGAGGAGTTTTATGGTGATTATCGTAAACAACCAGAGGCGGTAGTGAGTGTAGAGTTTTTCTTGAGTGCAACTAATGCCGGCAAAGCAAATCCCTTGATTGGTGCAAACCGCTATACCAAGCGCGTAGCCCTCAAAGACAATACTCCTGAAGCGCTGGTATTGGGCCTGCAAGAAGCACTGGCTCAGATTTTCCAAGAGTATGAGGCGCAACTTTATAAATACGCCGGCAATTTACCAAAACCTTTAGGTCAGTAA
- the greB gene encoding transcription elongation factor GreB produces MEEKNYITPAGHERIKTELLQLLNLDRPEVVKVVHWAASNGDRSENGDYIYGKKRLREIDRRIRFLNKRLEFAVVVDNSARKSGENDSEQVFFGATVTYATLEGPEANKKTLITIVGVDEVDLDKGHVSWVSPIAKALIKSRIGDCVFIQTPTGPAEIEILDVQYL; encoded by the coding sequence ATGGAAGAGAAGAACTACATCACCCCCGCTGGTCACGAACGCATTAAGACCGAGCTCCTTCAGCTCTTAAACCTTGATAGACCGGAGGTTGTCAAGGTTGTGCACTGGGCTGCCAGCAATGGCGATCGATCTGAAAATGGTGACTATATCTATGGGAAAAAGCGCTTAAGGGAGATAGATAGACGGATCCGCTTCCTTAATAAACGTCTAGAATTTGCCGTGGTTGTCGATAATTCTGCTCGAAAATCAGGGGAAAATGACTCTGAGCAGGTGTTCTTTGGGGCTACTGTGACCTACGCAACCCTGGAAGGACCCGAAGCCAACAAGAAGACCCTAATCACAATTGTGGGCGTTGATGAGGTTGATCTGGATAAAGGGCATGTCAGTTGGGTCTCACCTATAGCCAAGGCCTTAATCAAGTCTCGGATCGGAGACTGTGTTTTTATACAAACACCCACAGGCCCCGCTGAAATTGAAATCTTAGACGTTCAATACTTATAG
- a CDS encoding bifunctional (p)ppGpp synthetase/guanosine-3',5'-bis(diphosphate) 3'-pyrophosphohydrolase, translating into MELPLGLVNTSDKVGGISSKDASLDPTQAQLLDINSDTPIQSGKKSIIASLLAQSSRHLFGPTSAPILPLKHQVVSIEGLLAKLSYLKPEEIAQIKKAFQFSDAAHLGQYRHSGEPYITHPVAVAELCATWRLDAQSIMAALMHDVIEDTGCTKADLVEKFGNKVAELVEGLTKLDKLEFQSHAEAQAESFRKMFMAMARDVRVILVKLADRTHNMRTLDAVPMEKRRRVAAETIEIYAPIAHRLGLNIIYRDLQDLSFRYSMPMRFRVIEGAVKRARGNRKEMVEKILQASRMAFAKANLEVDLRGREKTLFSIYTKMRSKHLSFSQVLDVYAFRVTVHSIDACYRALGILHSLYKPMPGKFKDYIAIPKLNGYQSLHTTLLGPSGVPVEFQIRTTEMHAVAEAGVAAHWAYKDGSPDMSEVQNRAHQWLQSLIDIQDSSGDSQEFLEHVKIDLFPDAVYVFTPTGQIRALPRGATALDFAYSIHSDLGNTCVAVKINGLQLPLRSELKNSDIVEVITSASSQPNPGWLAFVRTGKARASIRHSLKTKHYSESLQLGERLLANALRQQGVDAALLSPEIWEKLTHWTGDKTREEACVNIALGRRSPQELAIRLKILIDDEGGAEQMRLGVADWVAPNQEASHYHHHQRQAILVDGREGNSIHFQTCCHPIPGDNIIGYLGKGEGLQVHTNDCTVALRMLSKDSDKWVEVEWGKELNREFEVDLAIDTRQGKGVLARVASSVTSADSNIMNVSMEDRFKEDSVTIRFTIQVYDRLHLSKVMRSLRANPDVMRVTRTRAV; encoded by the coding sequence GTGGAGCTCCCTTTAGGACTAGTCAATACATCGGATAAAGTAGGAGGCATCTCGTCTAAGGATGCTTCGCTTGACCCTACTCAAGCACAGTTGTTGGATATCAATTCCGACACACCAATTCAAAGCGGTAAAAAATCCATCATTGCGAGTTTGTTGGCGCAATCGAGTCGGCATTTATTCGGCCCGACATCAGCGCCCATTCTTCCTCTCAAACACCAGGTGGTTTCTATTGAGGGATTGCTAGCAAAGCTTTCCTATCTCAAGCCTGAAGAAATTGCACAAATCAAAAAAGCATTTCAGTTTTCTGATGCTGCTCATCTAGGCCAATACCGTCATAGCGGCGAACCTTACATTACCCATCCAGTTGCTGTAGCTGAACTATGCGCAACGTGGCGCTTGGATGCGCAATCCATCATGGCTGCGTTGATGCATGATGTGATTGAAGATACTGGCTGTACAAAGGCAGACTTAGTTGAAAAGTTCGGTAATAAAGTAGCTGAGCTAGTTGAAGGCTTAACAAAGCTCGATAAATTAGAGTTTCAAAGTCATGCGGAGGCGCAAGCAGAGAGCTTTCGCAAGATGTTCATGGCCATGGCGCGCGACGTTCGAGTCATCTTGGTCAAGCTTGCTGACCGCACCCACAATATGCGCACCCTGGACGCTGTACCCATGGAGAAGCGCCGTCGTGTAGCCGCTGAAACAATCGAAATCTACGCACCAATCGCCCATCGTCTTGGGTTGAACATCATTTACCGTGATCTACAAGATCTCAGCTTCCGTTACTCTATGCCCATGCGTTTCCGAGTCATTGAGGGAGCCGTTAAGCGTGCACGCGGCAACCGCAAGGAAATGGTTGAAAAGATTTTGCAGGCTTCACGCATGGCCTTTGCTAAAGCCAATTTAGAGGTAGATCTGCGCGGTCGTGAGAAAACACTCTTCAGTATCTATACCAAGATGCGCTCAAAGCATTTAAGCTTTTCGCAGGTATTAGATGTGTATGCATTCCGGGTTACCGTACATTCGATTGATGCATGCTATCGCGCACTCGGTATCTTGCATTCTCTATACAAGCCCATGCCAGGGAAATTTAAGGATTACATTGCGATCCCCAAATTAAACGGCTATCAATCCTTACACACCACTTTATTGGGTCCTTCAGGAGTGCCAGTAGAGTTTCAGATTCGTACAACGGAAATGCATGCGGTAGCTGAGGCTGGGGTAGCTGCGCATTGGGCTTATAAAGACGGCTCCCCTGATATGAGTGAGGTGCAAAACAGAGCCCACCAATGGCTGCAGTCCTTGATTGATATTCAGGATAGCAGCGGTGACTCTCAAGAATTTTTAGAACACGTCAAAATTGACTTGTTCCCAGATGCAGTTTATGTGTTTACACCCACTGGGCAGATTAGGGCCTTACCAAGGGGCGCAACTGCTCTAGATTTTGCTTACTCTATCCATAGTGATCTGGGTAATACCTGCGTAGCAGTCAAAATCAATGGCTTGCAATTGCCTTTACGTAGCGAGCTGAAGAATAGTGACATTGTTGAAGTCATTACTTCAGCAAGCTCACAACCCAATCCAGGTTGGCTGGCATTTGTGCGGACTGGCAAAGCTCGTGCTTCTATACGACACTCCCTTAAAACAAAACATTATTCTGAATCGCTTCAACTAGGTGAGCGACTTTTAGCAAACGCTTTACGTCAGCAGGGCGTTGATGCTGCCTTGTTAAGTCCAGAAATTTGGGAAAAGCTAACGCATTGGACGGGTGATAAAACCCGCGAAGAAGCATGTGTCAACATTGCTTTAGGACGACGCTCTCCCCAGGAGCTGGCTATTCGGCTGAAAATTTTGATCGATGATGAAGGCGGTGCCGAGCAAATGCGTTTGGGAGTTGCGGATTGGGTCGCGCCGAATCAAGAGGCAAGCCATTATCATCATCATCAACGCCAAGCTATCCTAGTTGATGGGCGTGAGGGTAATTCGATTCATTTCCAAACTTGCTGCCATCCTATACCAGGCGATAACATCATTGGTTATCTTGGTAAGGGTGAAGGATTACAAGTTCACACCAACGACTGTACAGTGGCATTGCGCATGCTCTCTAAGGATAGTGATAAGTGGGTTGAGGTTGAGTGGGGCAAAGAGCTAAATCGTGAGTTTGAAGTGGACCTAGCGATCGACACGCGCCAAGGTAAGGGAGTTTTGGCTAGGGTGGCGAGTAGTGTTACTTCGGCAGACTCCAACATCATGAATGTATCCATGGAAGATCGCTTCAAAGAAGACTCGGTAACTATTCGCTTTACGATCCAAGTTTATGACCGATTGCACCTTTCTAAGGTGATGCGCAGTTTGCGCGCCAATCCCGATGTCATGCGGGTAACCCGTACTCGCGCTGTTTGA
- the gmk gene encoding guanylate kinase: MTNSTPTPSYQGSMLMIVAPSGAGKSSLVNALLKDEAGLKLSLSTTTRAPRPGEVDGKDYRFLTKEDFLQERDQGHFLEWAEVHGHFYGTSKPWIESQMQAGSDVMLEIDWQGAQQIRKLIPSVQWIFIFPPSIEALEERLRKRGQDDEATIQRRLAAAHVELLHAHEADYIVVNDLFDQALIDLKHILASSRLRSGPSMARNPALLKRLGV; encoded by the coding sequence ATGACTAACTCCACTCCGACACCATCCTACCAAGGCAGTATGTTGATGATTGTTGCGCCCTCAGGCGCAGGTAAATCCTCTTTAGTGAATGCCTTACTTAAAGACGAGGCCGGATTGAAGTTATCTTTATCAACTACCACGCGAGCACCGCGACCTGGTGAAGTAGATGGCAAGGATTACCGCTTTCTGACAAAAGAAGATTTTCTGCAAGAACGTGATCAGGGACATTTTTTAGAGTGGGCAGAAGTCCATGGTCATTTTTATGGGACTTCAAAACCTTGGATTGAGTCTCAAATGCAGGCGGGTAGCGATGTCATGTTGGAGATTGATTGGCAGGGCGCTCAACAAATTCGGAAGTTAATACCTTCTGTGCAGTGGATCTTTATCTTCCCGCCATCGATAGAGGCTTTAGAAGAGCGGCTACGTAAGCGCGGTCAGGATGATGAAGCCACAATCCAGCGTCGCTTGGCAGCTGCCCACGTAGAGCTTCTGCATGCTCATGAGGCTGATTACATCGTGGTGAATGATTTATTTGATCAGGCATTGATCGATTTAAAGCATATCTTGGCTTCGAGCCGCTTGCGTTCTGGGCCCAGTATGGCCAGAAATCCAGCCCTTTTGAAGCGCCTCGGGGTCTAA
- the rpoZ gene encoding DNA-directed RNA polymerase subunit omega, whose product MARITVEDCLKTIPNRFELVLAATYRARQLVQGHSPRVESRDKATVVALREVAAGVTDRDMLTKVPL is encoded by the coding sequence ATGGCACGTATTACTGTAGAAGATTGCCTTAAAACTATCCCTAATCGTTTTGAATTGGTTTTGGCCGCGACATATCGTGCCCGCCAATTGGTGCAAGGTCACTCCCCACGTGTTGAGTCCAGAGATAAAGCTACCGTAGTTGCATTGCGCGAAGTAGCTGCTGGCGTGACTGACCGTGACATGTTGACCAAAGTACCTTTGTAA
- a CDS encoding YicC/YloC family endoribonuclease: MISSMTGYGSASRQVSLGAGVVADLQVECRAVNSRFLDLGFRLPDECRGAEPALRELATQSLSRGKVEFRAAWRVNSAVAGAAKSNPHALGAISRDRLDALYTLQEKAQEAFPKAQELSIAEVLRWPGIVSEPRGEEDSWITATVEAGRAALVALMESRHSEGRALVAVLTSITGKMHDIVKVIEPKVPEYVAQYQEKLTERLAEALAAQEQAKAGAELMERIRQEVVLYAVRIDVAEEFARLKTHLQAVDTALAGKGPVGKRLDFLMQELNREANTLSSKSVSEECTQAALELKLFIEQMREQVQNLE, translated from the coding sequence ATGATATCGAGCATGACTGGTTATGGCAGCGCTTCTCGCCAAGTCTCCCTAGGAGCTGGTGTAGTTGCTGATCTGCAGGTGGAATGTCGGGCTGTTAATAGCCGCTTTCTGGATCTAGGATTTCGTCTTCCGGACGAGTGTCGTGGGGCAGAGCCTGCCTTGCGAGAGCTGGCTACCCAAAGCCTATCGCGCGGAAAAGTCGAGTTTAGGGCGGCATGGCGGGTCAATAGCGCAGTAGCAGGTGCTGCCAAAAGTAATCCACATGCTTTGGGTGCCATAAGTCGAGATCGCCTTGATGCCCTGTATACCCTGCAGGAAAAAGCCCAAGAAGCTTTTCCGAAAGCGCAAGAATTGAGTATTGCTGAAGTGTTGCGTTGGCCTGGCATTGTTTCTGAGCCTCGTGGCGAAGAAGATAGCTGGATCACTGCCACAGTTGAAGCTGGGCGCGCAGCGCTTGTAGCTCTCATGGAGAGTCGCCATTCAGAAGGCAGGGCCCTGGTTGCCGTTCTAACTAGCATTACCGGCAAGATGCATGACATCGTTAAGGTGATTGAACCTAAAGTTCCAGAGTACGTGGCTCAGTATCAAGAAAAGCTCACAGAGCGATTGGCTGAAGCATTAGCTGCTCAAGAACAAGCCAAGGCGGGTGCCGAACTAATGGAGCGTATTCGTCAAGAGGTTGTGCTTTATGCGGTGCGCATCGATGTGGCGGAAGAGTTCGCACGCTTAAAGACTCACCTTCAGGCAGTAGATACCGCACTTGCAGGCAAAGGCCCTGTTGGTAAGCGTTTAGATTTTTTGATGCAAGAACTGAATCGCGAAGCCAACACCCTAAGTTCTAAGTCTGTATCAGAAGAATGCACACAAGCAGCTCTAGAGCTCAAGTTATTCATTGAGCAAATGCGTGAGCAAGTTCAAAACCTCGAGTAA
- a CDS encoding ABC transporter permease, with product MSTSDTISAVSDAPVAVWSQIDANNAKVLMSGNVNVYSLGGVWTQIRDSQDVWLKQGDGKSKSLTFDASKVTFLDGAGIAFLIGIEEAQTTAGAKFDVVGLDPRYEPLLTEFNPIGNLFPVPVVKPKRSFVVSTGMATQNLIDDAVGLISFTGHLAADLAWSIRYPKQVRWGDFVNAAVQAGIAALPIVGLVAFLIGVILSFQAAIGMQQFGAVSFVGPLAALGIVREMGPLITAILLAGRSSAAFAAEIGTMTVNSEVDALVSGGLSPIRFLVVPRVLAGILVAPILTLFADIVSIFSSMLTMLIYGIPFINFYNGMLSAVDIEDIGSGLIKATLFGVVVSAVGCLRGMQTGNGAAAVGISATRAVVSSIVLIVLVDGIFAFISYKTGF from the coding sequence ATGAGCACTTCTGACACCATTTCTGCCGTTTCTGACGCCCCAGTGGCTGTTTGGTCACAGATAGATGCCAATAACGCCAAAGTACTAATGAGTGGCAATGTGAACGTCTATTCCTTGGGCGGTGTTTGGACTCAAATCCGTGATTCTCAAGATGTGTGGCTCAAGCAGGGTGATGGCAAAAGCAAGTCCCTGACTTTTGATGCAAGCAAAGTCACTTTTTTAGATGGGGCTGGTATCGCATTTCTGATTGGGATTGAAGAGGCGCAAACAACAGCGGGTGCAAAGTTTGATGTCGTGGGCTTAGATCCTCGCTATGAACCTTTACTAACTGAATTCAATCCGATCGGTAATTTATTTCCCGTTCCAGTTGTAAAGCCCAAAAGAAGTTTTGTTGTCAGTACAGGAATGGCAACACAAAATTTAATTGATGATGCTGTTGGATTAATTTCATTTACCGGACATCTTGCGGCTGATTTAGCTTGGTCTATTCGTTACCCCAAGCAAGTGCGCTGGGGTGATTTTGTGAACGCTGCTGTGCAAGCGGGTATTGCAGCATTACCTATCGTTGGACTAGTCGCGTTTTTGATTGGCGTCATCCTGTCTTTTCAGGCTGCTATTGGTATGCAGCAATTTGGCGCCGTATCCTTTGTCGGCCCGTTGGCGGCTTTGGGTATTGTGCGAGAAATGGGCCCATTAATTACCGCCATTTTGTTAGCAGGACGTTCCTCAGCAGCATTTGCTGCCGAGATTGGCACGATGACTGTTAATAGTGAGGTAGATGCGCTGGTTTCTGGCGGCTTAAGCCCAATTCGTTTTTTAGTTGTTCCACGTGTTCTGGCGGGTATTTTGGTTGCGCCTATTTTGACTTTGTTTGCTGACATCGTCAGTATTTTTTCCTCGATGTTGACGATGTTGATTTACGGCATTCCATTTATTAACTTCTACAACGGCATGCTCTCGGCTGTAGATATCGAAGATATTGGCTCAGGTTTAATTAAAGCGACGCTTTTTGGCGTGGTTGTTTCAGCGGTTGGTTGCCTGCGTGGCATGCAAACGGGAAATGGTGCGGCTGCAGTTGGTATTTCAGCTACAAGAGCAGTCGTTAGTAGTATTGTTTTGATTGTGCTAGTTGATGGTATTTTTGCCTTCATTTCCTATAAGACAGGTTTCTGA
- a CDS encoding tripartite tricarboxylate transporter substrate binding protein BugE: MKYNSVNIFKFVGAAFLVAASSLNAVHADTFPNKPIRLVVPFAPGGSTDIIARAVGDALGRQLGQPVIVENKAGGGGSIGALEVMRSPKDGYTIGMATVSTTAANPAINPKIGYDPVTDFTAISNIAATPNIIAVNPSFPAKDFKTFMQVLKANPGKYSYSSSGTGGIGHLQTELFKSLTGVFIVHIPYRGAGPALADTVGGQVSMIFDNLPSSLPFIKDGKLVPIVVAAPKRLAQLPNVPTFAEVGLAPVNRMAYYGLLGPAGMPKDIVDKYTAALQKVVTDPAVKKRIEDTGSIINVNGSEAFAKEIKAEYTVYKEVVAKQKLQLD; encoded by the coding sequence ATGAAATACAACTCAGTAAACATCTTCAAATTCGTTGGAGCAGCATTCCTTGTTGCCGCAAGTTCCCTGAATGCTGTCCACGCAGATACATTTCCGAATAAACCGATTCGCCTGGTTGTTCCATTTGCACCCGGCGGCAGTACAGACATCATTGCGCGAGCCGTTGGTGATGCTTTGGGTCGTCAGTTGGGTCAACCGGTAATTGTCGAAAATAAAGCAGGCGGTGGTGGTTCTATTGGCGCGTTGGAAGTGATGCGCTCACCGAAAGATGGTTACACCATTGGTATGGCTACCGTTTCTACTACTGCAGCCAATCCAGCGATTAACCCAAAGATTGGCTACGATCCTGTTACGGACTTCACGGCCATTAGCAATATTGCTGCGACACCGAACATCATTGCAGTAAATCCATCATTTCCGGCAAAGGATTTCAAAACCTTTATGCAGGTTTTGAAAGCCAACCCTGGAAAGTATTCTTATTCAAGCTCCGGTACTGGCGGTATTGGACACCTTCAAACCGAGCTTTTCAAGAGTTTGACTGGGGTATTTATTGTTCATATTCCTTATCGTGGAGCTGGTCCAGCATTAGCCGACACAGTGGGCGGTCAGGTCTCTATGATCTTTGACAATTTGCCATCGTCTTTACCCTTCATCAAAGACGGTAAGCTTGTGCCGATTGTGGTAGCTGCACCTAAGCGCTTGGCTCAATTACCCAATGTACCTACTTTTGCTGAAGTGGGTTTAGCGCCAGTTAATCGGATGGCTTATTACGGTCTATTGGGGCCTGCAGGAATGCCAAAAGATATCGTGGATAAATATACCGCCGCTTTACAAAAAGTAGTGACTGATCCTGCGGTTAAGAAGCGTATTGAAGATACTGGCTCAATCATCAACGTGAATGGATCTGAGGCGTTTGCAAAAGAAATTAAAGCTGAGTACACCGTCTATAAAGAGGTGGTTGCAAAGCAGAAATTGCAGTTAGATTAA
- a CDS encoding MlaD family protein has protein sequence MSNNSNPNYFRLGAFVLAAIGALIAVILIFGGGKFFQKSFMVETYIKQSVTGLDAGAAVRFRGVKIGQVTSIGLSGDIYERNLPFHDRRQYVVVRMQIFGDKVNEDQISEFVKNNLRARIKSMGITGVNYVEFDFIAHASDTPALPFSWKPEYPVIPSMPNQADEIISGIQNLIGALNNMNIDGTQKKLDALLGNLNVMMAGDGRGNEGMIESVKQLNVIMARINKATDKEELGVLMRELVAATSSLRQTITSVQGDTVLTIENIKQASENLNEFSRIASQSPSSLIWSDPPKKITPTSSGGQSGAQK, from the coding sequence ATGAGTAATAACTCAAATCCCAATTATTTTCGCTTAGGCGCTTTTGTGCTTGCCGCAATTGGTGCACTGATTGCTGTGATTCTCATTTTTGGCGGAGGCAAATTTTTCCAAAAATCATTTATGGTCGAAACCTATATCAAGCAGTCTGTAACAGGCTTAGATGCAGGGGCGGCTGTACGGTTTCGTGGAGTTAAGATTGGTCAGGTCACATCGATCGGCCTATCTGGTGATATCTACGAACGAAATTTACCTTTTCATGATCGCCGTCAGTATGTTGTCGTCAGAATGCAAATTTTTGGTGACAAAGTAAATGAAGATCAAATTAGCGAGTTTGTAAAAAATAATTTGCGAGCTCGCATCAAATCTATGGGCATTACGGGTGTAAATTACGTTGAGTTTGATTTTATTGCTCATGCATCCGATACTCCCGCTCTCCCTTTTTCTTGGAAGCCCGAGTATCCAGTAATCCCATCTATGCCAAACCAAGCGGATGAAATTATTTCGGGTATTCAGAATCTGATTGGTGCCTTAAATAATATGAATATCGATGGCACACAGAAAAAATTGGATGCCTTGCTAGGTAATCTTAATGTGATGATGGCAGGAGATGGCAGGGGTAATGAAGGCATGATTGAATCGGTTAAGCAGTTAAACGTCATCATGGCTCGCATTAATAAGGCAACCGATAAAGAAGAGCTCGGTGTTCTGATGCGTGAATTAGTAGCGGCCACCTCCTCTTTGCGCCAAACTATTACGAGTGTGCAGGGCGATACCGTGTTGACAATAGAAAATATTAAGCAGGCGAGCGAGAATCTAAATGAATTTAGCCGTATTGCAAGTCAATCGCCATCAAGCTTAATTTGGAGCGACCCACCAAAGAAAATTACACCCACTAGTAGCGGCGGTCAGTCTGGAGCTCAGAAATGA
- a CDS encoding SDR family oxidoreductase, translating to MDLGLKGKVALVMASSRGLGQAMAVSLAKEGVKVAVTGRNAEGLSESVRLIEAAGGQALALNWDLADSSVIDSLVSKVEQELGPIDILINNTGGPPPTPAAGQDPALWQKSFNDMVLSLIAITDRILPGMRQRKWGRIITSTTSGAIAPIKNLAISNTLRAALLAWSKTLAAEVAAEAITVNVIMPGRIATARLRQLDEARAKREGTSYEDVVKASLRQIPMGRYGDPKEYGDAAAFLASQNASFITGTVMRIDGGQIQAI from the coding sequence ATGGACTTAGGATTAAAGGGTAAGGTTGCATTGGTAATGGCTTCTAGCCGTGGCTTGGGTCAGGCAATGGCAGTGTCATTGGCCAAAGAGGGTGTCAAGGTAGCTGTTACCGGTAGAAATGCTGAGGGCTTGAGTGAGTCGGTGAGGTTGATAGAGGCTGCAGGTGGACAGGCTTTGGCACTTAATTGGGATCTAGCGGATTCTTCGGTTATTGATAGCTTGGTCTCAAAAGTAGAGCAGGAACTTGGACCCATCGATATTTTGATTAATAACACAGGTGGGCCGCCGCCAACACCAGCAGCCGGCCAAGATCCGGCGCTTTGGCAAAAGAGCTTTAACGACATGGTTTTATCGCTCATTGCTATTACCGATCGAATACTTCCTGGCATGCGCCAGCGTAAGTGGGGCCGCATTATTACCAGCACCACTTCAGGCGCTATTGCGCCGATTAAAAATCTAGCCATTTCCAATACCTTGCGTGCTGCATTGCTGGCGTGGTCGAAAACATTGGCTGCAGAAGTGGCTGCCGAAGCCATTACTGTTAACGTCATCATGCCTGGAAGAATTGCAACTGCTCGTCTGCGTCAGTTGGATGAAGCGCGCGCAAAGCGGGAAGGCACTAGCTATGAAGATGTCGTTAAAGCCAGCTTAAGACAAATTCCAATGGGTAGGTATGGCGATCCCAAGGAGTATGGTGATGCCGCTGCATTTTTAGCTAGCCAAAATGCCTCATTTATTACTGGTACCGTCATGCGTATTGATGGCGGTCAAATTCAGGCCATTTGA